A section of the Paracoccaceae bacterium genome encodes:
- a CDS encoding ATP-binding cassette domain-containing protein — translation MFGAGVGPNRLHALTRSHALSRGQSFPTISLHRFSQEIRDALISEFFNTIGTKQPLWRNFFVGRPITNRLGFIKVAEQKRLSEQIMRETIGFRGAGIDVDTPVGRLSGGERQGVAIGRAMHFDSDLIVLDEPTVALALSEVEKVLNFIRSIKENGRSCIYIEHNIHHVHAVCDRLIVLDRGRLVLDCKTATMGYEELITFLRDLHFGHQEAVAT, via the coding sequence ATTTTTGGCGCGGGGGTCGGCCCAAATCGCCTACATGCGCTCACGCGCAGCCATGCGCTGTCTCGTGGTCAAAGCTTTCCGACTATTTCGCTTCATAGGTTTTCGCAAGAAATCCGCGACGCTCTGATTTCGGAGTTTTTCAACACAATCGGCACAAAACAGCCGCTTTGGCGCAATTTCTTTGTCGGACGCCCCATCACGAACCGGCTCGGCTTTATCAAAGTGGCCGAACAGAAGCGCTTGTCAGAACAGATCATGCGCGAAACCATCGGTTTTCGCGGCGCAGGCATTGATGTTGATACGCCGGTTGGTCGGCTGTCAGGCGGTGAACGCCAGGGCGTCGCAATCGGCCGCGCCATGCATTTTGACAGCGATCTGATCGTGCTGGATGAACCGACCGTGGCTCTGGCCCTTTCCGAGGTCGAGAAGGTCCTGAACTTCATCCGCTCGATCAAGGAAAACGGCCGGTCCTGCATCTACATCGAACATAACATTCACCACGTTCACGCGGTCTGTGACCGGCTGATCGTTCTGGATCGTGGCCGCCTTGTCCTTGACTGCAAAACAGCTACGATGGGTTATGAGGAATTGATAACATTCCTGCGCGATCTTCATTTCGGACATCAGGAAGCCGTCGCGACCTGA
- a CDS encoding TRAP transporter large permease subunit codes for MISDPAQYMAIALFVSFVGLIFTGYPVAWLMGGLAVAFTAISVMSDAYLDTFFGVDWGYSSIVVDRIYAVMNNWVLVALPMFVFMGIMMDKSGIAEDLMTDLAKLFGRVRGGLAITVVVIGVLLAASTGIIGAAVVLLAILGIPLMLKHHYDAALACGVVCATGTLGILIPPSIMLVLMADQIRISVGDLFMGAMLPGLMLGLLYGLFILVYAWARPGVAPAPVDAEPVRLRLVLNVLKSTVPPSLLIIAVLGSIFFGIATPTEASGVGALGATLLAMMRGRLSFANLRDVLQGTMKTTSYIFALFVGATAFALVLRGFGGDELIEDALNSLPFGPSGVVLVILFIAFLLGFVLDWIEITLILLPLIAPVLLDMDVNLVWFAVLFAVTLQTSFITPPVGFALFYMKGVAPKGVTTGTIYKGILPFMTIQLIAVGVIFFFPFLATWLPAVAYGP; via the coding sequence ATGATCAGCGATCCCGCACAATACATGGCCATCGCGCTGTTCGTCAGCTTCGTGGGCCTGATATTCACCGGCTATCCCGTGGCCTGGCTGATGGGTGGTCTGGCCGTGGCCTTTACCGCCATCTCGGTCATGTCGGACGCTTATCTGGATACCTTCTTTGGCGTTGACTGGGGCTATAGCTCGATCGTGGTCGACCGCATTTATGCAGTGATGAACAACTGGGTGCTGGTGGCCCTGCCGATGTTTGTCTTCATGGGTATCATGATGGACAAATCCGGCATCGCCGAAGACCTGATGACCGACCTTGCCAAGTTGTTCGGACGGGTCCGCGGGGGGCTTGCCATCACTGTCGTGGTGATCGGCGTTCTGCTGGCCGCCTCGACCGGGATCATCGGTGCCGCCGTGGTGCTGCTGGCGATCCTTGGCATTCCGCTGATGCTGAAACACCACTATGATGCGGCGCTGGCGTGCGGCGTGGTTTGTGCAACCGGCACGCTGGGCATCCTGATCCCGCCCTCGATCATGCTGGTGCTGATGGCCGACCAGATCCGCATCTCGGTCGGCGATCTGTTCATGGGCGCCATGCTGCCCGGCCTGATGCTGGGGCTGCTCTATGGGCTATTCATCCTGGTCTATGCCTGGGCCCGGCCCGGCGTTGCGCCCGCGCCGGTCGATGCCGAACCGGTGCGTTTACGGCTGGTTCTGAACGTGCTGAAATCCACGGTCCCGCCAAGCCTGCTGATCATTGCCGTTCTGGGCAGCATCTTCTTTGGCATCGCCACCCCGACCGAAGCGTCGGGCGTTGGCGCGTTGGGGGCGACCTTGCTTGCCATGATGCGCGGGCGGCTGAGCTTTGCAAACCTGCGCGATGTGCTGCAAGGCACCATGAAAACAACGTCTTACATCTTTGCGCTGTTCGTCGGGGCCACGGCCTTCGCGCTGGTGCTGCGCGGATTTGGCGGGGACGAGTTGATCGAGGACGCCCTGAACAGTCTGCCATTCGGGCCAAGCGGCGTCGTTCTGGTCATCCTGTTCATCGCTTTCCTGCTGGGCTTCGTTCTGGACTGGATCGAGATCACGCTGATCCTTCTGCCCCTGATAGCGCCGGTCCTGTTGGACATGGACGTCAACCTGGTCTGGTTCGCCGTGCTGTTTGCGGTGACGCTGCAAACCTCGTTCATCACACCGCCCGTGGGATTTGCACTGTTTTATATGAAGGGGGTGGCCCCGAAGGGCGTCACCACCGGTACGATCTACAAGGGCATCCTGCCTTTCATGACAATCCAGTTGATCGCGGTTGGCGTGATCTTCTTCTTCCCATTCCTGGCAACCTGGTTGCCCGCCGTCGCCTATGGACCCTGA
- a CDS encoding substrate-binding domain-containing protein, with translation MCHWYACCDPGCAKTTETKFTNRRNTKMKRMIGTLLSAIAAVGIGTASLSAQDREPVDGDLTIYMQLGGNPGGPATLARELGARDAARILDIDLIEQHSQWDPQRMLQQANEALAAAPDAIIVMGHPGTEAMTSFLNRAGREGVTVVVGNNNLPGSGRSYFGLDNYDAGANLARLAADTGGLGAGDKVVVYGAFIEGAPGANVAEGSLAALDEAGIAYDTLQWSNEAVQDPSLAVPVLVSYLESNPDTRAIIVPGHGGITAFLGKVLRDAGKDAGSVVTAGFDISPTAIDEVKKGYLTLVLDQQPYLQGFMPVVAAVLESKYRLGGLFLNTGGGVVTKDNVDLIESLVAQGLR, from the coding sequence ATGTGCCACTGGTACGCATGCTGCGACCCAGGATGCGCAAAAACAACTGAAACCAAATTCACCAACAGGAGGAACACTAAAATGAAACGCATGATAGGGACTCTTCTTTCCGCTATTGCTGCCGTTGGCATCGGCACTGCAAGTCTGTCTGCCCAGGACCGCGAACCGGTTGACGGCGACCTGACCATTTACATGCAACTTGGCGGAAATCCTGGCGGGCCCGCCACGCTTGCGCGTGAGTTGGGGGCCCGGGATGCAGCGCGCATTCTTGACATCGACCTGATCGAGCAACATTCGCAATGGGACCCGCAGCGCATGTTGCAACAAGCGAACGAGGCTTTGGCCGCGGCGCCGGACGCGATTATTGTCATGGGCCATCCTGGCACCGAAGCCATGACAAGTTTCCTGAACCGCGCAGGCCGCGAAGGTGTGACCGTTGTGGTGGGCAACAACAACCTGCCGGGGTCGGGCCGCAGCTATTTCGGGCTGGACAATTATGACGCCGGTGCAAACCTGGCCCGGCTTGCCGCGGATACCGGTGGGCTTGGCGCAGGCGACAAGGTCGTCGTCTATGGCGCGTTTATCGAGGGTGCGCCCGGTGCCAATGTTGCCGAAGGATCACTCGCGGCACTTGATGAAGCGGGTATCGCCTATGACACGCTGCAATGGTCGAACGAGGCGGTGCAGGATCCCTCGCTCGCCGTGCCGGTGTTGGTCAGCTATCTTGAAAGCAACCCCGATACCCGCGCGATCATCGTCCCCGGCCATGGCGGTATCACGGCTTTCCTTGGCAAGGTTCTGCGCGATGCCGGCAAGGATGCCGGTTCGGTCGTGACGGCCGGTTTCGATATTTCGCCCACGGCGATTGACGAAGTTAAAAAGGGCTATCTGACACTTGTGCTGGACCAGCAACCCTATCTTCAGGGCTTCATGCCGGTCGTGGCTGCGGTGCTCGAGTCCAAATACAGGCTTGGCGGTCTGTTCCTGAACACCGGCGGCGGTGTTGTCACCAAGGACAATGTCGACCTGATTGAATCGCTGGTCGCACAGGGCCTGCGCTAA
- a CDS encoding TRAP transporter small permease subunit, whose product MQSDDKPTGPTGAGDLHHHDDEVMRDTGLSQAIDKVVGKVGEVFSWLWLVLLAVIIGNVILRYVFSQGMIELEELQWYLYAAAWLVGLSYTFISDGHVRVDVVHDRLSLRARMVLEFLGLTLLFLPFVVFVILYAIPFVELSWQTNETSTSANGLPARWLIKGCLLFSFVLLLLVGIARLFRVLTTLRYGAAPSMKGA is encoded by the coding sequence ATGCAATCCGACGATAAGCCGACAGGCCCAACGGGCGCAGGCGACCTGCATCACCACGATGACGAGGTGATGCGCGACACAGGACTCAGCCAAGCAATTGACAAGGTGGTCGGCAAAGTGGGCGAGGTTTTCAGCTGGCTTTGGCTGGTGCTTCTGGCCGTGATCATCGGCAATGTCATTCTGCGGTATGTCTTCAGCCAGGGCATGATCGAGTTGGAAGAGCTTCAGTGGTACCTATATGCAGCCGCCTGGCTGGTCGGCCTGTCCTATACCTTCATTTCCGATGGGCATGTGCGCGTCGACGTGGTGCATGACCGCCTGTCCCTGCGCGCCCGGATGGTGTTGGAATTTCTTGGGCTGACGCTGTTGTTCCTGCCCTTCGTGGTGTTCGTGATCCTCTATGCGATCCCCTTCGTCGAGCTTTCCTGGCAGACCAACGAAACCTCAACCTCGGCCAATGGCTTGCCGGCGCGCTGGCTGATCAAGGGATGTTTGCTGTTCAGTTTTGTCCTGTTGCTGCTTGTCGGCATTGCGCGGCTGTTCCGGGTTCTCACCACGCTGCGCTATGGTGCCGCCCCTTCGATGAAGGGCGCCTGA
- a CDS encoding iron-containing alcohol dehydrogenase, which yields MNVRVCAPRFMSVGADALNGIVDVLGRMGAIRNPMIVTDRFMAESGMAERVQSLLKKAGLTSSVFDAVLPDPTDTIVLAGIEKLESGGHDAVIGLGGGSPIDAAKAIAVMARGSRDIQDYRPPLQSDTPGLPMLAIPTTAGTGSEVTHHAVIIHDDSREKISCRGEGFVPTAAIVDFNLTLTKPKRLIADNGLDTLTHAIEAYVSQKATLFSDRMALDCMRLVAANLDAAYENPEDLAAREALMLAATFGGLAFSNASIALVHAMSRPLGSLFHVPHGMSNAMLLPSVTEFSRPAALARYATCARVIGVADDAASDDKASAALVAGLYAYNIRLDVPTMSGFGIDKDAYTAAAAHMAEDAVRSGAPSNNPRVGSAQEITDLYHEAWA from the coding sequence ATGAATGTCAGGGTCTGCGCACCTCGCTTTATGTCAGTTGGTGCTGACGCCCTGAACGGCATTGTGGACGTCCTGGGCCGCATGGGGGCGATCCGGAATCCCATGATTGTGACCGATAGGTTCATGGCCGAAAGCGGCATGGCCGAACGCGTTCAGTCGCTGTTGAAAAAGGCCGGGCTGACGTCATCGGTATTCGACGCCGTGCTTCCGGACCCGACCGATACAATCGTTCTGGCCGGGATCGAAAAGCTGGAAAGCGGGGGCCATGACGCCGTGATCGGGCTTGGCGGGGGCAGCCCGATTGATGCGGCAAAGGCCATTGCCGTGATGGCACGGGGCAGCCGAGACATTCAGGATTACCGCCCGCCCTTGCAATCCGATACACCGGGCCTGCCGATGCTTGCGATCCCGACCACGGCCGGAACCGGATCAGAAGTCACCCACCACGCCGTCATCATTCATGACGATAGCCGGGAAAAGATCTCGTGCCGGGGTGAGGGGTTTGTCCCGACTGCGGCGATTGTTGATTTCAACCTGACACTGACCAAGCCGAAACGCCTGATCGCGGACAACGGGCTGGATACGCTGACCCATGCAATCGAAGCTTATGTCAGCCAGAAGGCCACGCTGTTTTCAGATCGCATGGCGCTGGATTGCATGCGCCTTGTGGCGGCCAACCTGGACGCCGCCTATGAAAACCCCGAGGATCTGGCCGCGCGCGAAGCCCTGATGCTGGCCGCCACGTTCGGCGGGCTGGCATTCTCGAACGCGTCAATTGCACTTGTTCACGCGATGAGCCGCCCCCTGGGTAGCCTGTTTCACGTGCCCCACGGGATGAGCAATGCGATGCTGCTGCCATCGGTTACGGAATTTTCGCGACCCGCTGCCTTGGCCCGCTATGCGACCTGCGCGCGCGTGATCGGTGTGGCCGATGACGCAGCCAGTGATGACAAGGCCAGTGCCGCGTTGGTAGCGGGGCTGTACGCCTATAATATCCGGCTGGATGTCCCGACCATGTCCGGGTTTGGCATCGACAAAGACGCCTACACCGCCGCCGCCGCACATATGGCCGAAGACGCCGTTCGTTCTGGCGCGCCCAGCAACAACCCCCGCGTCGGAAGCGCGCAAGAGATAACAGACCTCTATCACGAGGCATGGGCCTGA
- a CDS encoding ATP-binding cassette domain-containing protein codes for MGDQPIVQLKNVGKSYGPVVSLHDVSLEIGSNEIVGLIGDNGAGKSTLIKIMTGVEPPTSGEVSIRGERIDIANYSVQRAHELRIETVYQSSSLGRLC; via the coding sequence ATGGGCGACCAACCGATTGTACAACTCAAAAACGTCGGCAAATCCTATGGCCCCGTCGTCAGCCTGCATGATGTCTCTTTAGAGATTGGCAGCAACGAAATCGTCGGTCTGATCGGCGACAATGGTGCGGGCAAATCGACCCTGATCAAGATCATGACAGGTGTCGAACCCCCGACCAGCGGCGAGGTCTCGATCCGGGGTGAGCGGATAGATATCGCAAATTATTCAGTCCAGCGCGCGCATGAGCTGCGCATCGAAACCGTGTATCAATCGTCATCGCTTGGCCGATTGTGTTGA
- a CDS encoding LacI family DNA-binding transcriptional regulator: MPNTRKRATIKDVALAAKVSPMTVSNVLNNNMQYVSSKTKARVEREIARLNYRRQAAGRNLRYSDQRSIGLIVVSDDPAFLEDLFSTKVAAGLANSLNSADYTMTVQGVSAAGLSDAMIMRSVDVAGVCAMISGPEEARIEVVKKLHALNQPLILFQQSNTQNIDDICTIRLDEFGSGQIMGDHLLARGVRSILALRPQQHWFAIEKRFEGIQKAMSNTTGAPTFTTLEAASESLISVQTALEDYLDTNPLPDAIVGGNDQIALAAMLLLAERGIRVPGDVRIAGFNGFEAHRYLRPQLTTVTSPAYDLGDQAGKLIIERLTGGTFSTRDLVLPVHFLPGGTT; the protein is encoded by the coding sequence TTGCCGAACACCAGGAAGCGGGCGACGATCAAGGACGTGGCGCTTGCGGCCAAGGTGTCTCCGATGACCGTCTCGAATGTTCTGAACAATAATATGCAGTACGTCAGTTCGAAGACCAAGGCGCGGGTTGAACGGGAAATTGCGCGCCTGAACTATCGGCGTCAGGCAGCAGGGCGTAACCTGCGATACTCGGACCAGCGCTCGATCGGGTTGATTGTTGTCAGCGATGATCCGGCGTTTCTGGAAGATCTGTTCAGTACGAAGGTTGCCGCCGGATTGGCCAATTCGCTGAACAGCGCCGATTACACGATGACCGTTCAGGGCGTCAGCGCGGCGGGCCTGTCCGATGCCATGATCATGCGCAGCGTTGATGTCGCAGGCGTTTGCGCCATGATTTCCGGCCCGGAAGAGGCGCGGATCGAGGTTGTGAAGAAGCTCCACGCTCTGAACCAGCCTTTAATTCTGTTCCAGCAGTCCAATACGCAAAACATCGATGACATCTGCACGATCCGCCTGGATGAGTTCGGAAGCGGCCAGATCATGGGCGATCACCTGCTGGCAAGGGGGGTCCGGTCGATCCTTGCCCTGCGCCCGCAGCAACACTGGTTCGCCATCGAAAAGCGGTTTGAGGGCATCCAGAAGGCGATGTCGAACACAACAGGCGCGCCGACGTTTACAACGCTGGAGGCTGCATCAGAATCGCTGATCTCCGTTCAGACCGCGCTGGAGGATTACCTGGATACGAACCCCTTGCCTGACGCGATTGTCGGCGGCAATGATCAGATCGCGCTTGCGGCGATGCTGTTGCTGGCGGAACGCGGCATTCGGGTGCCGGGGGATGTTCGGATTGCAGGGTTCAACGGATTTGAAGCGCACCGGTATCTGCGCCCGCAACTGACGACTGTGACCTCTCCGGCCTATGATCTGGGTGATCAGGCAGGCAAATTGATTATCGAACGCCTTACGGGCGGCACATTTTCGACCCGGGATCTGGTGCTTCCGGTGCATTTTTTGCCGGGTGGAACGACATAG
- a CDS encoding C4-dicarboxylate ABC transporter: protein MTTLTNSLTGLSRRVVGVAALSALCLGAGFAVPADAQEKIRWKVQATFNTGWPALGDPIARVSEMLDAATDGRIQLKIFEPGKIVPPLEISPSISNGNLPAAYNYLAYDQGRIPSAVLFSAVPFGMEPWEYAAWWFEGEGHGLAEEIYAKQNIHPLLCSTIGPETAGWFRKPITKLSDLEGLKIRFSGLGGQVLNRIGASATLMAGGEIFAALEKGTLDATEYSMPAIDEILGFHKIAKYNLFPGWHQPSTSTHLLINLDEWNKMSSSDQALFEMACTAATMRALTTGEALQGAQIRSFPDKGVTAAKLPDDVIQELKRVTLEVMTEEAAKDADFARVWESQKAFHADYQIWKELGYLPRDFD, encoded by the coding sequence ATGACAACCCTTACCAACTCACTGACCGGGCTAAGCCGCCGTGTCGTCGGCGTTGCGGCCCTGTCCGCGCTATGCCTTGGTGCCGGATTTGCGGTACCCGCCGACGCGCAGGAGAAAATTCGCTGGAAGGTTCAGGCCACGTTCAATACCGGCTGGCCCGCCCTGGGTGACCCGATTGCCCGCGTGTCCGAGATGCTGGATGCCGCCACCGATGGGCGGATCCAGTTGAAGATATTTGAGCCTGGCAAAATCGTTCCGCCATTGGAAATCTCTCCCTCGATCAGCAACGGCAACCTGCCTGCGGCCTATAATTATCTGGCCTATGATCAGGGGCGCATCCCGTCTGCCGTGCTGTTTTCGGCCGTGCCATTCGGTATGGAGCCCTGGGAATACGCCGCCTGGTGGTTTGAAGGCGAAGGCCACGGGCTGGCCGAAGAAATCTATGCCAAACAGAACATCCATCCCCTGCTGTGCAGCACGATCGGGCCGGAAACCGCTGGTTGGTTCCGCAAGCCGATCACCAAGCTCAGCGATCTTGAGGGGCTGAAAATCCGCTTCTCGGGACTGGGCGGTCAGGTGTTGAACCGGATCGGAGCGTCGGCAACCCTGATGGCAGGTGGCGAGATCTTTGCCGCCCTTGAAAAAGGCACGCTGGATGCCACGGAATACTCGATGCCCGCCATCGACGAAATCCTCGGCTTCCACAAGATCGCCAAGTACAATCTGTTCCCCGGTTGGCACCAGCCTTCAACCTCGACCCATTTGCTGATCAATCTGGACGAATGGAACAAGATGTCGTCTTCCGATCAGGCGCTGTTTGAAATGGCCTGCACGGCGGCCACCATGCGCGCATTGACCACCGGCGAGGCATTGCAGGGCGCACAGATCAGAAGCTTCCCTGACAAGGGCGTGACCGCGGCCAAGCTGCCCGATGACGTCATTCAGGAACTGAAGCGCGTCACCCTGGAAGTCATGACGGAAGAGGCCGCCAAGGACGCCGATTTCGCCCGTGTCTGGGAATCGCAGAAAGCCTTCCACGCTGATTACCAGATCTGGAAAGAGCTGGGCTATCTGCCTCGCGACTTTGACTAG
- a CDS encoding RraA family protein, with translation MRENFFCAMISDVLDALGHMDQAMAPGLRPLDDSLVMVGRARTMLYADVYARPGPDENHYALEIGLVDDLRPGDVVVAACGKTGRIAPWGGLLSTAATVRRAAGAVMDGCVRDIRQVRDLKFPVFSGGIAPLDSMGRGKVIEVDVPVECGGVLVNAGDIVFGDADGCVIIPKALEMAVLEEGRAKLAAENNSMDALRAGRKLTDVYNEFGAL, from the coding sequence ATGCGCGAAAATTTCTTCTGCGCCATGATCTCGGATGTGCTGGACGCGCTTGGACATATGGATCAGGCCATGGCCCCCGGCCTGCGCCCGCTTGATGACAGTCTGGTCATGGTCGGCCGCGCGCGCACGATGCTTTACGCCGATGTCTATGCGCGGCCCGGCCCCGATGAAAACCACTATGCGTTGGAAATCGGGCTGGTCGACGACCTGCGCCCCGGTGACGTTGTCGTGGCTGCCTGCGGCAAGACGGGCCGGATCGCACCCTGGGGCGGGTTGCTGAGCACAGCCGCAACGGTCCGCCGGGCAGCAGGCGCAGTGATGGACGGCTGTGTGCGCGATATCCGGCAGGTGCGTGACCTGAAGTTTCCGGTCTTTTCAGGCGGGATTGCACCGCTTGACAGTATGGGGCGGGGCAAGGTGATCGAAGTTGACGTGCCGGTTGAATGCGGCGGTGTTTTGGTCAACGCCGGTGACATCGTTTTCGGCGATGCCGACGGCTGTGTCATCATACCAAAAGCGCTTGAAATGGCCGTTCTGGAAGAAGGCCGCGCAAAGCTCGCCGCCGAGAATAACTCCATGGACGCCCTTCGGGCCGGGCGCAAATTGACGGATGTCTACAACGAATTCGGGGCCCTGTAA
- a CDS encoding ABC transporter permease, whose amino-acid sequence MQRFLQMDGASVALVFALLIIVFMITAPQAFLGYRVYMSFMATVPPPLIIALGVTLVAVAGEMDLSFPSVVAAASYVFGMLYQDWGLTWVAMACAIAIGTTMGLINGLVITLLGIPSLIATLAMLFLWGGLVTVVSGGIQLAIPDIYGTAMHSILVGRIGGIFPAQMIWALLLSVFVWMLLNRHRFGENLLFIGDSLEVAKVVGINATREKIKLFALSGALSGLAGVLLTLETTAYFASQGMGYLLTVIAAVFIGGTSIFGGSGKVVGTVFAAFIVTVIEAGLVASGIQGFWTRFFIGFVFILSVTANTVIENPDNVPLVRMLRPRMRKNN is encoded by the coding sequence TTGCAACGATTCCTACAGATGGACGGGGCATCCGTTGCGCTGGTCTTTGCGCTTCTGATCATCGTCTTCATGATCACCGCGCCCCAGGCATTCCTTGGCTATCGGGTCTACATGAGCTTCATGGCGACCGTCCCGCCGCCCCTGATCATCGCCCTTGGTGTCACACTGGTCGCCGTGGCCGGGGAAATGGATCTGTCATTCCCCTCGGTCGTCGCGGCGGCAAGCTATGTCTTTGGGATGTTGTATCAGGATTGGGGCCTGACGTGGGTGGCGATGGCCTGTGCGATCGCCATTGGCACAACGATGGGGCTGATCAACGGTCTGGTCATCACGCTTCTGGGCATCCCCTCACTGATCGCGACGCTGGCCATGCTGTTTCTTTGGGGGGGCCTGGTGACGGTCGTGTCCGGGGGCATTCAGCTGGCCATTCCCGACATCTATGGCACCGCCATGCACAGCATTCTGGTCGGTCGCATCGGTGGCATCTTCCCGGCACAGATGATCTGGGCATTGCTGCTTTCGGTGTTTGTGTGGATGCTTCTGAACCGGCACCGGTTCGGTGAGAACCTGTTGTTCATCGGCGATAGTCTTGAAGTCGCCAAAGTCGTCGGCATCAACGCCACGCGTGAGAAGATCAAGTTATTCGCGCTGTCCGGCGCGCTGTCCGGTCTGGCGGGCGTTTTGCTGACGCTTGAAACGACGGCGTATTTCGCCAGCCAGGGCATGGGTTATCTGTTGACGGTGATCGCCGCCGTCTTCATCGGCGGAACTTCGATCTTTGGCGGTTCCGGGAAGGTCGTCGGGACGGTCTTTGCGGCCTTCATCGTCACCGTAATCGAAGCCGGGCTTGTGGCTTCGGGCATCCAGGGGTTCTGGACCCGCTTCTTCATCGGCTTTGTATTCATACTGTCCGTCACCGCCAACACAGTCATTGAGAACCCCGACAATGTGCCACTGGTACGCATGCTGCGACCCAGGATGCGCAAAAACAACTGA
- the mmsA gene encoding CoA-acylating methylmalonate-semialdehyde dehydrogenase, with protein sequence MNTVTHFLSNATWAGTSARTSDIYNPATGAVSGKVALASKADVDKVVATAAAAAPGWAATPPAKRAMVMFEFRDLLKKHTDELAELLSAEHGKTLPDAKGEIARGIEVVEFACGIPQVLKGEYSEAVSSGVDSFSVRQPVGVVAGITPFNFPAMVPLWMYPVAIACGNAFVLKPSERDPSVVMRIAELLAEAGLPEGVFSVVNGDKEAVDALLDNPSVDAVSFVGSTAIGHYIYSRGTSNGKRVQALCGAKNHLVVMPDADMDQVTDALIGSAYGSAGERCMAVSVAVPVGEETADRLVAALEPRIRALKVAPYTDPESELGPVVSKASYDRIHDYIQQGLDKGANLVVDGRDISLQGYEDGYFVGGCLFDNVTRDMSIYTDEIFGPVLSVVRAQSYEEAVDLINTHEYGNGTAIFTQDGDAARDFWARAQIGMVGVNVPIPVPVAYHSFGGWKRSLFGDHHIHGMEGVRFYTRLKTMTMRWPSGIRTGAEFHFTGGKDV encoded by the coding sequence ATGAATACCGTCACCCACTTCCTGTCTAACGCCACTTGGGCAGGCACGTCCGCGCGTACATCCGACATCTATAACCCCGCGACGGGGGCCGTTTCGGGCAAGGTCGCGCTGGCCTCCAAGGCGGATGTCGACAAGGTCGTCGCAACCGCTGCGGCCGCCGCGCCGGGCTGGGCCGCGACCCCACCGGCGAAACGCGCCATGGTGATGTTCGAATTCCGCGATCTTCTGAAAAAACACACCGACGAACTGGCCGAATTGCTTTCCGCCGAACACGGCAAAACCCTGCCCGACGCCAAGGGAGAGATCGCCCGTGGCATCGAAGTGGTGGAATTCGCCTGCGGCATCCCGCAAGTGCTGAAAGGTGAATATTCCGAGGCGGTTTCTTCCGGCGTCGACAGCTTCTCAGTCCGTCAACCGGTCGGTGTTGTCGCTGGCATCACGCCCTTCAACTTCCCCGCCATGGTGCCTTTGTGGATGTACCCCGTGGCCATCGCCTGCGGGAATGCTTTCGTTTTGAAACCGTCCGAGCGTGACCCGTCCGTCGTCATGCGCATCGCTGAACTTCTGGCCGAAGCCGGACTGCCCGAAGGTGTTTTCAGCGTCGTGAACGGCGACAAGGAGGCGGTGGACGCCCTTCTCGACAACCCAAGCGTCGATGCAGTCAGCTTTGTCGGTTCAACCGCCATCGGCCACTATATCTATTCGCGCGGTACGTCGAACGGCAAACGGGTGCAGGCCCTGTGTGGAGCCAAAAACCACCTTGTGGTCATGCCCGACGCCGACATGGACCAGGTGACCGACGCGCTGATCGGCTCGGCCTATGGATCGGCGGGCGAACGCTGCATGGCCGTGTCCGTGGCTGTCCCCGTGGGCGAAGAAACTGCCGACCGCCTGGTTGCCGCGCTGGAACCACGTATCCGCGCCCTCAAGGTCGCGCCATACACCGATCCCGAGTCCGAGCTTGGGCCGGTGGTCTCCAAAGCCAGTTATGACCGCATCCACGACTACATCCAACAGGGCCTCGACAAGGGTGCAAACCTTGTCGTCGATGGCCGCGACATCAGCCTTCAGGGATATGAAGACGGCTATTTCGTGGGTGGCTGCCTGTTCGACAACGTGACCCGCGATATGTCGATCTACACGGACGAGATCTTCGGCCCCGTGCTGTCGGTCGTGCGTGCGCAAAGCTATGAAGAAGCCGTGGACCTGATCAACACCCATGAATATGGCAACGGCACCGCGATCTTCACCCAGGACGGCGACGCCGCGCGCGATTTCTGGGCCCGCGCGCAGATCGGCATGGTGGGCGTCAATGTGCCGATCCCGGTTCCGGTGGCCTATCATTCGTTCGGCGGCTGGAAACGCTCGCTTTTCGGGGACCACCATATTCACGGCATGGAAGGGGTGCGATTCTATACGCGCCTGAAAACCATGACCATGCGCTGGCCGTCAGGCATCCGCACCGGTGCCGAGTTCCACTTCACCGGCGGAAAAGACGTCTAA